The proteins below come from a single Mus musculus strain C57BL/6J chromosome 5, GRCm38.p6 C57BL/6J genomic window:
- the Cxcl9 gene encoding C-X-C motif chemokine 9 precursor, with protein MKSAVLFLLGIIFLEQCGVRGTLVIRNARCSCISTSRGTIHYKSLKDLKQFAPSPNCNKTEIIATLKNGDQTCLDPDSANVKKLMKEWEKKISQKKKQKRGKKHQKNMKNRKPKTPQSRRRSRKTT; from the exons ATGAAGTCCGCTGTTCTTTTCCTCTTGGGCATCATCTTCCTGGAGCAGTGTGGAGTTCGAG GAACCCTAGTGATAAGGAATGCACGATGCTCCTGCATCAGCACCAGCCGAGGCACGATCCACTACAAATCCCTCAAAGACCTCAAACAGTTTGCCCCAAGCCCCAATTGCAACAAAACTGAAATCAT TGCTACACTGAAGAACGGAGATCAAACCTGCCTAGATCCGGACTCGGCAAATGTGAAGAAGCTGATGAAAGAATGGGAAAAGAAG ATCAgccaaaagaaaaagcaaaagagggggaaaaaacatcaaaagaacatgaaaaacagaaaacccaaaaCACCCCAAAGTCGTCGTCGTTCAAGGAAGACTACATAA
- the Cxcl10 gene encoding C-X-C motif chemokine 10 precursor produces MNPSAAVIFCLILLGLSGTQGIPLARTVRCNCIHIDDGPVRMRAIGKLEIIPASLSCPRVEIIATMKKNDEQRCLNPESKTIKNLMKAFSQKRSKRAP; encoded by the exons ATGAACCCAAGTGCTGCCGTCATTTTCTGCCTCATCCTGCTGGGTCTGAGTGGGACTCAAG GGATCCCTCTCGCAAGGACGGTCCGCTGCAACTGCATCCATATCGATGACGGGCCAGTGAGAATGAGGGCCATAGGGAAGCTTGAAATCATCCCTGCGAGCCTATCCTGCCCACGTGTTGAGATCAT TGCCACGATGAAAAAGAATGATGAGCAGAGATGTCTGAATCCGGAATCTAAGACCATCAAGAATTTAATGAAAGCGTTTAGCCAAAAAAG GTCTAAAAGGGCTCCTTAA